The following coding sequences are from one Streptomyces sp. NBC_01294 window:
- the trmB gene encoding tRNA (guanosine(46)-N7)-methyltransferase TrmB, giving the protein MSESLNPQSPSLPDAAPEATSYVPPKWRTEPRFPDGPSPDPAGSHHERRIRSFQPRRSRVTTGQGEALKRLWGTWGLDIDGHEVIDLEKLFDGLPVVLEIGFGMGEATAQMAADDPGTGILAADVHTPGQGNLLALAERGGMTNVRVANGDAIILLREMLPPDSLAGLRVYFPDPWPKARHHKRRLIQPEFLTLAATRLAPGAVLHCATDWEPYAEQMLEVLTAHPDFENTQPDGGYSPRPAFRPLTRFEGQGLDKGHVVHDLLFRRTQN; this is encoded by the coding sequence GTGTCTGAGTCCCTGAATCCCCAGTCGCCCAGCCTCCCGGACGCCGCGCCGGAGGCGACCTCGTACGTGCCGCCCAAGTGGCGCACCGAGCCCCGCTTCCCCGACGGGCCCTCCCCGGACCCGGCCGGCTCGCACCACGAGCGGCGGATCCGGAGCTTCCAGCCCCGCCGCAGCCGGGTCACCACCGGCCAGGGCGAGGCCCTGAAGCGGCTCTGGGGCACCTGGGGCCTGGACATCGACGGGCACGAGGTCATCGATCTCGAGAAGCTCTTCGACGGCCTCCCGGTCGTCCTCGAGATCGGCTTCGGCATGGGCGAGGCGACCGCGCAGATGGCCGCCGACGACCCCGGCACCGGGATCCTCGCCGCCGACGTGCACACCCCCGGCCAGGGCAACCTCCTCGCCCTCGCCGAGCGGGGCGGGATGACCAACGTCCGCGTGGCCAACGGCGACGCCATCATCCTGCTCCGCGAGATGCTGCCGCCCGACTCGCTGGCCGGGTTGCGCGTGTACTTCCCGGACCCCTGGCCCAAGGCCCGCCACCACAAGCGCCGGCTGATCCAGCCCGAGTTCCTCACGCTGGCCGCCACCCGCCTGGCGCCCGGGGCCGTACTGCACTGCGCGACCGACTGGGAGCCGTACGCCGAGCAGATGCTCGAAGTGCTCACCGCGCACCCGGACTTCGAGAACACGCAGCCCGACGGCGGCTACTCCCCGCGCCCCGCGTTCCGGCCGCTCACCCGCTTCGAAGGCCAGGGACTCGACAAGGGCCACGTCGTACACGACTTGCTCTTCCGTCGCACGCAGAACTGA
- the lhgO gene encoding L-2-hydroxyglutarate oxidase, with the protein MQYAGVGGVSVGGGVDCDVLVIGGGIVGLSTAHALSRLAPGTRVVVLEKEAGPARHQTGRNSGVIHSGIYYRPGSLKARFAVSGAAEMVKFCAEHGIPHEVTGKLIVATEREELPRLHALVQRGRENGIPVRELGPAQITEYEPEVRGLAAIHVGSTGIVDYGRVTAQLAESSGAEIVYGGAVDLISRRASAVAVRTTSGLVVKARVLVNCAGLQCDRIARLAGDDPGMRIIPFRGEYYDLARPELVRGLVYPVPDPAFPFLGVHLTRGIGGGVHVGPNAVPALAREGYAWSTVRPQDIADELAWPGSWRMAARHWRYGTGEIHRSLSKQAFTRAVRRLLPAVTPADLLPAAAGVRAQAVLRDGTLVDDFLIRDAPRTVHVLNAPSPAATASLPIGREIASRALRTLGST; encoded by the coding sequence GTGCAGTATGCAGGGGTGGGAGGTGTCAGCGTGGGCGGCGGCGTGGACTGCGATGTGCTGGTGATCGGCGGCGGGATCGTCGGCCTGTCGACGGCGCACGCCTTGTCGCGCCTGGCTCCGGGGACCCGGGTGGTCGTCCTGGAGAAGGAAGCCGGCCCGGCCCGGCACCAGACGGGGCGCAACAGCGGGGTGATCCACAGCGGGATCTACTACCGCCCGGGATCACTGAAGGCGCGCTTCGCGGTGAGCGGCGCCGCCGAGATGGTCAAGTTCTGCGCGGAGCACGGCATTCCGCACGAGGTGACGGGCAAGCTGATCGTCGCCACCGAGCGGGAGGAGCTGCCGCGGCTGCACGCCCTGGTCCAGCGCGGCCGGGAGAACGGCATCCCGGTGCGCGAGCTGGGCCCCGCGCAGATCACGGAGTACGAGCCGGAGGTGCGGGGCCTCGCCGCGATCCACGTCGGCAGCACCGGGATCGTGGACTACGGCCGGGTGACCGCGCAGCTGGCGGAGTCCTCGGGCGCGGAGATCGTCTACGGCGGCGCGGTCGACCTGATCTCGCGGCGCGCGTCGGCGGTGGCGGTGCGCACCACGTCCGGCCTGGTGGTCAAGGCCCGGGTGCTGGTGAACTGCGCGGGCCTGCAGTGCGACCGGATCGCCCGGCTGGCCGGCGACGACCCCGGGATGCGGATCATCCCCTTCCGGGGCGAGTACTACGACCTGGCCCGCCCGGAACTGGTCCGGGGGCTGGTGTACCCGGTGCCCGACCCGGCGTTCCCCTTCCTCGGCGTGCACCTGACCCGCGGCATCGGCGGCGGCGTCCACGTCGGGCCCAACGCCGTGCCCGCGCTGGCCCGCGAGGGCTACGCCTGGTCGACGGTGCGGCCCCAGGACATCGCGGACGAGCTCGCCTGGCCGGGATCCTGGCGGATGGCCGCCCGGCACTGGCGGTACGGGACGGGCGAGATCCACCGCTCGCTGTCGAAGCAGGCCTTCACCCGGGCGGTACGGCGCCTCCTGCCGGCCGTCACCCCGGCGGACCTGCTCCCCGCCGCGGCCGGGGTGCGCGCGCAGGCCGTGCTGCGGGACGGCACGCTGGTGGACGACTTCCTGATCCGGGACGCCCCGCGGACGGTGCACGTCCTGAACGCGCCGTCGCCGGCCGCCACCGCTTCGCTGCCGATCGGCCGTGAGATCGCCTCCCGAGCCCTTCGAACCCTCGGCTCGACCTGA
- a CDS encoding sporulation protein: MSRELREPNEKLGAVLALAGISNAGLARRVNDLGAQRGLTLRYDKTSVARWVSKGMVPQGAAPHLIAAAIGAKLGRPVPLHEIGLADADPAPEVGLAFPRDVGAAVRSATDLYRLDLAGRRGGGGIWQSLAGSFSVAAYATPASRWLISPADGSVAREPAGPAPTPAAHTPAAHSPAAHGSTTPDSTAPGSTTSGSATSGSATSGSATSGSADAHPSPQRPVTATSSAHDAPTHAPAHGKPASAPAHEAPAPGPRPSPEGRTTGPATGPMAGLVPGPPSTVVPAQPGAETPRDHGQRVGHNDVTKLREAAEDARRWDSKYGGGDWRSSMVPECLRVDAAPLLLGSYTDEVGRALFGATAELTRLAGWMAFDTGQQEAAQRYYIQALRLARAAADVPLGGYVLASMSLQATYRDFADEGVDLAQAAVERNRGLATARTMSFFRLVEARAHAKAGDSTAAGAALRAAEGWLERAREGDPDPTWLGFYSYDRFAADAAECYRDLKLPRQVRRFTEQALSRPTEEYVRSHGLRLVVSAVAELESGNLDAACAAGTRAVEVAGRISSARTTEYVRDLLHRLEPYGDEPRVAELRERARPLLVTPA, encoded by the coding sequence ATGTCCAGGGAGCTCCGCGAGCCCAATGAGAAGCTCGGCGCCGTCCTCGCCCTCGCGGGCATCAGCAACGCCGGGCTGGCCCGGCGGGTCAACGACCTCGGCGCGCAGCGCGGCCTGACGCTTCGGTACGACAAGACGTCGGTGGCCCGGTGGGTGTCGAAGGGGATGGTGCCGCAGGGCGCCGCCCCGCATCTGATCGCCGCCGCCATCGGCGCCAAGCTGGGGCGGCCGGTGCCGCTGCACGAGATCGGACTGGCGGACGCGGACCCCGCGCCCGAGGTGGGCCTGGCCTTCCCGCGCGATGTCGGCGCGGCGGTGCGCTCGGCCACCGACCTCTACCGGCTCGACCTCGCCGGCCGCCGCGGCGGTGGCGGGATCTGGCAGTCGCTGGCGGGTTCCTTCTCCGTGGCGGCGTACGCGACGCCCGCCTCGCGGTGGCTGATATCTCCCGCTGACGGCTCGGTGGCCCGGGAACCGGCGGGCCCGGCCCCCACTCCCGCGGCCCACACTCCCGCGGCTCACAGCCCTGCGGCACACGGGTCCACGACACCTGACTCCACGGCGCCCGGCTCCACGACGTCCGGTTCCGCGACCTCCGGTTCCGCGACCTCCGGTTCCGCGACCTCCGGTTCCGCGGACGCGCACCCCTCGCCCCAGCGCCCCGTGACGGCGACCTCCTCGGCTCACGACGCGCCGACGCATGCACCGGCGCACGGGAAACCGGCCTCGGCGCCGGCGCACGAGGCACCGGCACCAGGTCCCCGGCCCTCCCCGGAGGGCCGTACGACCGGACCGGCGACAGGTCCGATGGCAGGCCTGGTGCCGGGCCCGCCGTCCACCGTTGTGCCCGCCCAGCCCGGCGCCGAAACGCCGCGCGACCACGGCCAGCGCGTGGGCCACAACGACGTGACGAAGCTGCGCGAGGCCGCCGAGGACGCCCGCCGCTGGGACTCCAAGTACGGCGGCGGGGACTGGCGTTCGTCGATGGTCCCGGAGTGCCTGCGGGTGGACGCGGCGCCGCTGCTGCTCGGCTCGTACACCGACGAGGTGGGCCGCGCCCTGTTCGGCGCGACCGCCGAACTGACCCGGCTGGCCGGGTGGATGGCCTTCGACACCGGCCAGCAGGAAGCGGCCCAGCGCTACTACATCCAGGCGCTGCGGCTCGCCCGCGCCGCCGCGGACGTACCGCTCGGCGGCTACGTGCTCGCCTCGATGTCCCTGCAGGCGACCTACCGGGACTTCGCGGACGAGGGCGTGGACCTCGCGCAGGCGGCCGTCGAACGCAACCGCGGCCTGGCCACCGCCCGCACCATGAGCTTCTTCCGGCTGGTCGAGGCGCGGGCGCACGCGAAGGCGGGTGATTCGACGGCCGCCGGGGCCGCGCTGCGGGCGGCGGAGGGCTGGCTGGAGCGGGCCCGGGAAGGCGATCCGGATCCGACCTGGCTCGGTTTCTACTCGTACGACCGTTTCGCGGCAGATGCGGCAGAATGCTACCGGGACCTCAAACTCCCGCGGCAGGTACGGCGCTTCACCGAGCAGGCGCTGTCCCGGCCCACCGAGGAGTACGTACGCTCGCACGGGCTGCGGCTGGTGGTGAGCGCGGTCGCCGAGCTGGAGTCGGGCAACCTCGACGCGGCGTGCGCGGCGGGCACCCGGGCGGTGGAGGTGGCGGGCCGGATCTCCTCGGCGCGGACGACCGAATACGTACGGGACCTGCTCCATCGCCTGGAACCGTACGGGGACGAACCGCGCGTCGCGGAGCTGCGCGAGCGGGCGCGGCCGCTGTTGGTGACGCCGGCGTAG
- a CDS encoding asparagine synthase-related protein: MRWLVGWSSIAASFGTAGRVSGHVSGQGGHGAGGYGESGAPLRGGIADAAHPDDPGADAERTVHPVGAQLLWGDPDPLWAVGDWRPDEIRTVTADPADPFTRLAVLGCCGATDAELRRALYAARGGALRHLTQWSGSYTAVVQAGRRITVVGDLAGARPVFYTPWASGTAYATAALPLADLIEAQLDIGHLAALLACPDSPEALGDGTPYAGVRRIAPGHALILREGSREITGYEQVASLAVAAPEADPERAVEGVREALVDAVRARLTAPRHAPDMMPPYDPGPVPGMGPADRRAARGAPAPGVGADLSGGSASATLALLAAGLPGAPGTLLSPAGARLLAVTFNDLATPQGREAELERARAIAADPRLHHVVVAAAEEALPYADLDGPLTDEPGPSLVIAARERRRLAAGSADHFTGHGARQVLDAHPARMADLLMDRRRRHLLRPVAALARSASASGESLLVPLTVYSAARRLARTTYRAGMEAAAARLREGGVTQRASGPVDASLAALTWSRPGPAAGWLTGEALAEVSIRLAAAAGRPPLSLRPGEARARSLLARHAADHRVFEQAVEVRSQRLHAPFLDNQVVRAARALPESLRVQPGARAAILRSVLTSAGVREFPPGWGATAHAPNETATRLGLRAALGDLLDLFASPLLADAGLIEARVVRQALLDAADGRPVPLDGLAELVSMELWLHRLLARRGTCWTGTSAARRRAVPEGVPVHRPALS; encoded by the coding sequence GTGCGCTGGTTGGTGGGTTGGAGCAGTATCGCCGCGAGCTTCGGCACGGCCGGCCGGGTCTCCGGACACGTCTCCGGCCAGGGCGGACACGGAGCGGGCGGATACGGCGAGAGCGGTGCGCCCCTGCGCGGCGGCATCGCGGACGCCGCCCATCCGGACGACCCCGGCGCGGACGCGGAACGCACCGTCCACCCCGTCGGCGCCCAGCTGCTCTGGGGCGACCCCGACCCCCTGTGGGCCGTCGGCGACTGGCGCCCCGACGAGATCCGCACCGTCACCGCCGATCCCGCCGACCCCTTCACCCGGCTCGCCGTCCTCGGCTGCTGCGGCGCGACCGACGCCGAACTGCGCCGCGCCCTCTACGCCGCCCGCGGCGGGGCGCTGCGCCACCTCACCCAGTGGTCCGGCAGCTACACCGCCGTCGTCCAGGCCGGCCGCCGGATCACCGTCGTCGGCGACCTCGCGGGCGCGCGGCCCGTCTTCTACACCCCCTGGGCGAGCGGCACGGCGTACGCCACCGCCGCCCTCCCGCTCGCCGACCTCATCGAGGCGCAGCTGGACATCGGCCACCTCGCCGCCCTGCTGGCCTGCCCGGACAGCCCGGAGGCACTGGGCGACGGCACACCGTACGCCGGGGTCCGGCGCATCGCGCCCGGGCACGCGCTGATCCTGCGCGAGGGCTCCCGCGAGATCACCGGCTACGAGCAGGTCGCCTCGCTCGCGGTGGCCGCCCCCGAGGCCGATCCCGAGCGCGCGGTGGAGGGCGTACGGGAAGCGTTGGTGGACGCGGTGCGCGCCCGGCTCACGGCTCCGCGGCATGCTCCCGACATGATGCCGCCGTACGATCCCGGCCCCGTGCCCGGAATGGGCCCCGCCGACCGGCGCGCCGCCCGCGGCGCCCCGGCCCCCGGGGTGGGCGCCGACCTCTCGGGCGGCAGCGCCTCCGCGACGCTCGCCCTGCTGGCGGCCGGTCTGCCGGGGGCCCCGGGCACCCTGCTGAGCCCCGCCGGGGCGCGGCTGCTGGCCGTCACCTTCAACGACCTGGCCACCCCGCAGGGGCGCGAGGCCGAACTGGAACGGGCCAGAGCCATCGCGGCCGACCCGCGCCTGCACCACGTCGTGGTGGCCGCCGCCGAGGAAGCCCTCCCGTACGCCGACCTCGACGGCCCGCTGACCGACGAACCCGGCCCCTCGCTCGTCATCGCCGCCCGCGAGCGGCGAAGACTGGCCGCAGGATCGGCCGACCACTTCACCGGCCACGGCGCCCGCCAGGTCCTCGACGCCCACCCGGCCCGCATGGCCGACCTCCTGATGGACCGCCGGCGGCGCCACCTGCTGCGGCCGGTGGCGGCGCTGGCCCGCTCGGCCTCCGCCTCCGGGGAGTCCCTGCTGGTGCCGCTGACCGTGTACTCGGCGGCCCGCAGACTCGCCCGTACGACGTACCGTGCGGGCATGGAGGCCGCCGCGGCCCGGCTCCGCGAAGGCGGGGTCACCCAGCGCGCCTCCGGTCCGGTGGACGCCTCCCTCGCCGCCCTGACCTGGTCGCGCCCCGGCCCGGCGGCGGGCTGGCTCACGGGGGAGGCCCTGGCGGAAGTATCGATCCGCCTCGCGGCCGCGGCCGGCCGCCCGCCGCTGTCACTGCGGCCGGGGGAGGCCCGCGCCCGCTCGCTGCTCGCCCGTCACGCCGCGGACCACCGGGTGTTCGAACAGGCCGTGGAGGTCCGCAGCCAGCGCCTGCACGCCCCCTTCCTGGACAACCAGGTCGTACGGGCCGCCCGCGCGCTCCCCGAGTCCCTGCGCGTCCAGCCCGGGGCCCGGGCCGCGATCCTGCGCAGCGTCCTGACCTCGGCCGGGGTGCGCGAGTTCCCGCCGGGCTGGGGAGCGACGGCCCACGCCCCGAACGAGACGGCGACCCGGCTGGGGCTGCGCGCCGCCCTGGGCGACCTGCTGGACCTGTTCGCCTCCCCGCTGCTCGCGGACGCCGGCCTGATCGAGGCCCGGGTCGTGCGCCAGGCCCTGCTCGACGCGGCGGACGGCCGCCCGGTCCCGCTGGACGGGCTCGCGGAACTCGTCTCGATGGAGCTGTGGCTGCACCGCCTGCTGGCCCGGCGCGGCACCTGCTGGACGGGCACGTCCGCGGCCCGGCGGCGGGCGGTGCCCGAGGGGGTCCCCGTACACCGCCCGGCGCTGTCCTGA
- a CDS encoding MarR family winged helix-turn-helix transcriptional regulator: MSDAVDAIVGQWAAERPDLAAGLWPVEVLARIQRMNRILDKHLKAFAAERDLEVGEVDILFTLRRSGPPYALTAGALVPAAMVTSGAITNRIDRMEAKGLVERVRDGQDRRTVRIRLTEQSLEITQSLIEDHLRRCTELLAPLDPATCATLAQALRTLLEDNGDTSTT; this comes from the coding sequence ATGAGCGACGCAGTGGACGCGATCGTCGGTCAGTGGGCAGCGGAACGCCCCGACCTGGCGGCAGGCCTCTGGCCCGTCGAGGTCCTGGCCCGCATCCAGCGGATGAACCGGATCCTCGACAAGCACCTCAAGGCCTTCGCGGCCGAACGCGACCTGGAGGTGGGCGAGGTCGACATCCTCTTCACCCTCCGCCGGTCCGGCCCCCCGTACGCGCTCACCGCCGGCGCCCTCGTCCCGGCCGCGATGGTGACCTCCGGCGCGATCACCAACCGCATCGACCGGATGGAGGCCAAGGGCCTGGTCGAGCGGGTGAGGGACGGTCAGGACCGCCGCACGGTGCGGATCCGGCTGACCGAACAGAGCCTCGAGATCACCCAGTCCCTGATCGAGGACCACCTCCGCCGCTGCACGGAACTCCTCGCCCCGCTGGACCCCGCCACCTGCGCCACGCTCGCCCAGGCCCTGCGCACGCTCCTGGAGGACAACGGGGACACCTCGACCACCTGA
- a CDS encoding AfsR/SARP family transcriptional regulator, translated as MRYLILGATEARDETGAPLPIGGARLRALLAALALRAGRQASVADLVDDVWGDDPPQDAPAALQALVARLRRALGARDAVRFAPTGGYLLAVARDDVDLHRFTRLAAQGGQELATDPEAAARTLRTALSLWRGPALADPPEPARTAHAAAPEGCRDAALRDRIEADLRSGATAPAALLPEIEALVHACPYDERLRAQQLRALRAAGRPADALAAYEHTRRTLATTLGTTPGPELTALHTELLHPHPEQGRPGHSPAPHPHPAHGLPGPSQPAPFQPAPAQAPPAQLALPQPAPAQAPPAQLALPQPAPAQAPPAQLALPQPAPAQAPPAQLALPQPAHAQAPPAQAAYAQPALPQPGPAQAVPAQAVPAQAVPAQAAPAQAAPAQPAYGQPALSQPGPSQPGPAQAADGQAVQDVPAHSQPAPARPPHSQLGHAQPPYPQAGHPHPHPPHPQPVQGQPEAPQPEGPRGNIRPRLTSFVGREPELASLRGDLARLRLITLTGPGGSGKTRLAEHAASAHPETGWIVELACLDHPAAVPGAVLSALGLRENSLVARERESPGPVAADPTTRLVEHCAHRSLLLVLDNCEHVIDAAAELAERLLTHCPGVRILATSREPLGIPGETVRPVEPLPPDPAQRLFADRGASARSGFTPAEDPAAVAEICARLDGLPLAIELAAARLRLLTPRQIADRLDDRFRLLTSGSRTVLPRQQTLRAVVDWSWDLLDEPERTGLRRLSVFAGGCDLAAAEAICADPAYDTADVLGSLVDKSLVLAEPQPEPESAPAPAPAPDTAPGTGRRGMRYRMLETIHEYAAERAAAHPADARATARRHAAHYLALAEQAEPLIRSAAQLPWIRLVETELDNLRAALHTTVAEEADTESAQRLVFALGWFWWLRNYRTEGAEWTTRVLALTPAEPPEDSPAYWPFARLQVLDMFLLAEGNPIEKFRTREYRDLATRIKKTFRHGSPETTRFPGMLWPATAFLTGDALAFHADLDASVANCRRHAGDWELGVVLMLRTHVAIDVTGGLPTVDADLAELHEIARRVGDRWTRAQVASAAGEVAVSRGRYAEARTEYEECLRLAREVGAHVEAPFAIARIAEAAYCAGDLDDAERLLAAADKEADRHGGVYDVSSYARLLGALLALQRGDAVRARGECEQARAQAERITVPAQLTAGLDTVDAVLAAREQGPEAGLALIGPGLAAAVAARCAERFLAGMAEAAAVLLADAGRPAQAVRALAAATAWRAGHPRSVPERGAVEGLPDRTRALLGPARYTREESAGTALTPAELAAELTGS; from the coding sequence GTGCGGTATCTCATCCTTGGCGCCACCGAGGCGCGCGACGAGACCGGCGCCCCACTCCCCATCGGCGGCGCCCGCCTGCGCGCGCTCCTCGCCGCCCTCGCCCTCCGCGCCGGCCGCCAGGCCTCCGTCGCCGACCTCGTCGACGACGTCTGGGGTGACGATCCGCCCCAGGACGCCCCCGCCGCCCTCCAGGCACTCGTCGCCCGCCTCCGCCGCGCCCTCGGCGCCCGGGACGCCGTCCGCTTCGCCCCCACCGGCGGCTACCTCCTGGCCGTCGCCCGCGACGACGTCGACCTGCACCGTTTCACCCGGCTGGCAGCCCAGGGCGGCCAGGAACTGGCCACCGACCCGGAAGCCGCCGCCCGCACCCTGCGCACCGCCCTCTCCCTGTGGCGCGGGCCCGCCCTCGCCGACCCGCCCGAGCCCGCCCGCACCGCCCACGCCGCCGCCCCCGAGGGCTGCCGCGACGCGGCCCTGCGCGACCGCATCGAGGCCGACCTGCGCAGCGGCGCCACCGCCCCGGCCGCACTCCTGCCGGAGATCGAGGCGCTGGTCCACGCCTGCCCGTACGACGAACGGCTGCGCGCCCAGCAGCTCCGCGCCCTCCGCGCCGCCGGCCGCCCCGCCGACGCCCTCGCCGCCTACGAACACACGCGCCGCACCCTGGCCACCACCCTCGGCACCACCCCGGGCCCCGAACTCACGGCCCTGCACACAGAACTACTCCACCCCCACCCCGAGCAGGGCCGGCCCGGACACTCCCCGGCCCCACACCCCCACCCCGCGCACGGCCTGCCCGGGCCCTCCCAGCCGGCGCCCTTCCAGCCGGCGCCCGCTCAGGCGCCGCCCGCCCAGCTGGCGCTTCCCCAGCCGGCGCCCGCTCAGGCGCCGCCCGCCCAGCTGGCGCTTCCCCAGCCGGCGCCCGCTCAGGCGCCGCCCGCCCAGCTGGCGCTTCCCCAGCCGGCGCCCGCTCAGGCGCCGCCCGCCCAGCTGGCGCTTCCCCAGCCCGCGCACGCCCAGGCGCCGCCCGCCCAGGCCGCGTACGCCCAGCCAGCGCTTCCCCAGCCCGGGCCCGCTCAGGCGGTGCCCGCTCAGGCGGTGCCCGCTCAGGCGGTGCCCGCTCAGGCGGCGCCCGCCCAGGCCGCGCCCGCCCAGCCCGCGTACGGCCAGCCGGCGCTTTCCCAGCCCGGGCCATCTCAGCCCGGGCCCGCCCAGGCTGCGGACGGCCAGGCCGTGCAAGACGTGCCCGCGCATTCCCAGCCCGCGCCCGCCCGACCCCCGCACTCCCAGCTCGGCCACGCCCAGCCCCCGTACCCCCAAGCCGGCCACCCCCACCCCCACCCCCCGCACCCTCAGCCCGTGCAGGGCCAGCCGGAGGCCCCCCAACCGGAAGGCCCCCGGGGGAATATTCGGCCCCGTCTGACCTCCTTCGTCGGGCGGGAGCCCGAACTCGCCTCGCTGCGTGGCGACCTGGCCCGGCTGCGTCTCATCACCCTCACCGGGCCCGGCGGTTCCGGTAAGACGCGCCTCGCCGAGCACGCCGCCTCCGCCCACCCCGAAACCGGCTGGATCGTCGAACTCGCCTGCCTCGACCACCCCGCCGCCGTTCCCGGCGCGGTCCTCAGCGCCCTCGGCCTGCGCGAGAACTCCCTGGTCGCCCGCGAACGCGAGAGTCCCGGCCCGGTCGCCGCCGACCCCACCACCCGCCTCGTCGAACACTGCGCGCACCGCAGCCTGCTCCTCGTCCTCGACAACTGCGAGCACGTCATCGACGCCGCCGCCGAACTCGCCGAGCGGCTCCTCACCCACTGCCCCGGCGTACGGATCCTGGCCACCAGCCGCGAACCCCTCGGCATACCGGGGGAGACCGTCCGCCCCGTCGAGCCCCTGCCGCCCGACCCCGCCCAGCGCCTCTTCGCCGACCGCGGCGCCTCGGCCCGCTCCGGCTTCACGCCCGCCGAGGACCCGGCCGCCGTGGCCGAGATCTGCGCCCGCCTCGACGGCCTGCCCCTTGCCATCGAGCTCGCCGCAGCCCGGCTGCGCCTCCTCACCCCGCGCCAGATCGCCGACCGCCTCGACGACCGCTTCCGGCTCCTGACCAGCGGCAGCCGCACCGTGCTCCCCCGCCAGCAGACCCTGCGCGCCGTCGTCGACTGGTCCTGGGACCTCCTCGACGAGCCCGAGCGGACCGGCCTGCGCCGCCTCTCCGTCTTCGCCGGCGGCTGCGACCTCGCCGCCGCCGAAGCCATCTGCGCCGACCCCGCCTACGACACCGCTGACGTCCTCGGCTCCCTCGTCGACAAATCCCTCGTCCTGGCCGAACCCCAACCCGAGCCCGAATCCGCTCCCGCCCCCGCTCCCGCCCCCGACACCGCCCCCGGCACCGGCCGTCGCGGCATGCGCTACCGCATGCTCGAAACCATCCACGAGTACGCCGCCGAGCGCGCCGCCGCCCACCCCGCCGACGCCCGGGCCACCGCCCGCCGCCACGCCGCCCACTACCTCGCCCTCGCCGAGCAGGCCGAGCCCCTGATCCGCTCCGCCGCCCAGCTCCCCTGGATCCGGCTCGTCGAGACCGAGCTCGACAACCTCCGCGCCGCCCTCCACACCACCGTCGCCGAAGAGGCCGACACCGAGTCCGCCCAGCGCCTCGTCTTCGCCCTCGGCTGGTTCTGGTGGCTGCGCAACTACCGCACCGAGGGCGCCGAGTGGACCACCCGCGTCCTCGCCCTCACCCCCGCCGAACCGCCCGAGGACTCACCCGCGTACTGGCCCTTCGCGCGCCTGCAGGTCCTCGACATGTTCCTGCTCGCCGAGGGCAACCCCATCGAGAAGTTCCGCACCCGCGAGTACCGCGACCTCGCCACCCGCATCAAGAAGACCTTCCGCCACGGCTCCCCCGAGACCACCCGCTTCCCCGGCATGCTCTGGCCGGCGACGGCCTTCCTCACGGGCGACGCCCTCGCATTCCACGCCGACCTCGACGCGTCCGTCGCCAATTGCCGGCGCCACGCGGGCGATTGGGAACTCGGCGTCGTCCTCATGCTCCGCACCCACGTCGCCATCGACGTCACCGGCGGCCTGCCCACCGTCGACGCCGACCTCGCCGAACTGCACGAGATCGCCCGCCGCGTCGGCGACCGCTGGACCCGCGCCCAGGTGGCGAGCGCCGCCGGGGAGGTCGCCGTCTCGCGCGGCCGGTACGCCGAGGCCCGCACCGAGTACGAGGAGTGCCTGCGCCTCGCCCGCGAGGTCGGGGCCCACGTCGAGGCGCCCTTCGCCATCGCCCGGATCGCCGAGGCCGCCTACTGCGCGGGGGACCTCGACGACGCCGAGCGGCTCCTGGCGGCGGCCGACAAGGAGGCGGACCGGCACGGCGGCGTGTACGACGTCAGCTCCTACGCCCGGCTCCTCGGGGCCCTGCTCGCCCTCCAGCGCGGCGACGCCGTCCGCGCCCGCGGCGAGTGCGAGCAGGCCCGCGCCCAGGCCGAACGGATCACCGTGCCCGCACAGCTCACCGCCGGGCTGGACACCGTCGACGCCGTCCTCGCCGCCCGCGAACAGGGCCCGGAGGCCGGCCTGGCCCTGATCGGACCCGGCCTCGCCGCAGCCGTCGCGGCCCGGTGCGCCGAACGCTTCCTGGCCGGGATGGCCGAGGCGGCCGCCGTGCTGCTGGCCGACGCCGGCCGGCCCGCCCAGGCCGTACGGGCCCTCGCCGCGGCCACCGCGTGGCGCGCGGGCCATCCGCGGTCGGTTCCGGAGCGCGGCGCGGTGGAGGGCCTCCCGGACCGGACCCGCGCCCTGCTGGGACCGGCCCGCTACACGCGGGAGGAGTCCGCCGGCACCGCGCTCACCCCGGCCGAGTTGGCCGCGGAGCTCACCGGCAGCTGA